A single Theropithecus gelada isolate Dixy chromosome 7b, Tgel_1.0, whole genome shotgun sequence DNA region contains:
- the INSM2 gene encoding insulinoma-associated protein 2: protein MPRGFLVKRTKRTGCSYRVRLSEHVFPLLGPQGAPPFLEEAPRASLPGTERAAPPTREEPGKGLTEEAARELSGSPCRAAGVSPGAGGREGAEWRAGGREGPGPSRSPGPSPSPAKPAGAELRRAFLERCLSSPVSAESFPGGAAAVAAFSCSVAPAAAPTSGEQFLLPLRAPFPEPALQPDPVPLSTALQSLKRAAGGERRGKAPTGCASGPAATGIKKPKAMRKLSFADEVTTSPVLGLKIKEEEPGAPSRGLGGSRTPLGEFICQLCKEQYADPFALAQHRCSRIVRVEYRCPECDKVFSCPANLASHRRWHKPRPAAANAATVSSADGKPPSSSSSASRDSGAIASFLEEGKENSRIERTADQHPQARDSSGTDQHPDSAPRQGLQVLTHPEPPLPQGPYTEGVFGRRVPVPGSTSGGGGSEIFVCPYCHKKFRRQAYLRKHLSTHEAGSVRALAPGFGSERGAPLAFACPLCGAHFPTADIREKHRLWHAVREELLLPALAGAPSETPGPSGPSDGSAQQIFSCKHCPSTFFSSPGLTRHINKCHPSESRQVLLLQMPLRPGC from the coding sequence ATGCCAAGGGGCTTCCTGGTGAAGCGAACTAAACGGACAGGCTGCTCGTACCGAGTTCGCCTTTCGGAGCATGTCTTCCCTCTGCTGGGGCCCCAGGGGGCGCCGCCCTTCTTGGAGGAGGCTCCCAGGGCCTCCTTGCCCGGTACGGAGCGGGCGGCCCCCCCCACCCGGGAGGAACCCGGAAAGGGGCTGACGGAGGAGGCGGCCCGGGAACTGTCGGGGTCGCCATGTCGGGCGGCTGGGGTGAGCCCGGGGGCGGGCGGGCGGGAAGGCGCGGAGTGGCGGGCGGGTGGCAGGGAAGGTCCCGGGCCCAGCCGCAgccccggccccagccccagTCCAGCGAAGCCGGCCGGCGCAGAGCTGCGTCGGGCGTTCCTGGAGCGCTGCCTCAGCTCGCCCGTCTCCGCCGAGTCCTTTCCCGGGGGCGCCGCCGCCGTGGCCGCTTTCTCCTGCTCCGTGGCGCCAGCAGCCGCACCGACCTCGGGGGAGCAGTTCCTGCTGCCGCTCCGGGCGCCGTTCCCAGAGCCCGCGCTTCAGCCGGACCCTGTGCCCCTCTCGACCGCCCTGCAGAGTCTGAAACGGGCGGCCGGCGGCGAGCGCCGTGGCAAGGCACCCACGGGCTGCGCGTCTGGACCCGCAGCCACGGGAATCAAGAAGCCAAAGGCCATGAGGAAGTTGAGCTTTGCCGATGAGGTGACCACATCCCCTGTCCTGGGCCTGAAGATCAAGGAGGAGGAGCCCGGAGCGCCGTCTCGGGGCTTGGGGGGCAGCCGCACGCCGCTGGGCGAGTTCATCTGCCAGCTGTGCAAGGAGCAGTACGCAGACCCCTTCGCGCTGGCCCAGCACCGCTGCTCCCGCATCGTGCGCGTAGAGTACCGTTGCCCTGAGTGCGACAAGGTGTTCAGCTGTCCTGCGAACCTGGCCTCCCATCGCCGCTGGCATAAGCCGCGTCCCGCGGCTGCAAACGCCGCCACAGTCTCCTCCGCCGACGGGAAGCCGCCTTCTTCGTCGTCTTCGGCCTCCCGGGACTCCGGGGCCATTGCATCTTTtctggaggagggaaaggagaacaGCCGGATAGAGCGGACTGCGGATCAGCACCCGCAGGCCAGGGACAGCTCCGGGACGGATCAGCACCCGGACAGCGCCCCGAGGCAGGGCCTCCAGGTGCTGACGCATCCAGAGCCACCGCTGCCACAGGGCCCCTACACGGAGGGGGTGTTCGGGCGCCGGGTGCCTGTGCCGGGCAGTACCAGTGGTGGCGGGGGATCCGAAATTTTCGTGTGCCCATATTGCCACAAAAAGTTTCGTCGCCAAGCCTATCTGCGCAAGCACCTGAGCACTCACGAGGCGGGCTCGGTCCGTGCGCTAGCGCCGGGCTTTGGCTCCGAACGCGGTGCCCCACTTGCCTTCGCTTGCCCGTTGTGCGGAGCGCACTTCCCTACCGCAGATATCAGGGAGAAGCACCGGCTGTGGCATGCTGTCCGCGAGGAGCTGCTCCTGCCCGCTCTGGCGGGGGCTCCTTCCGAAACGCCGGGCCCTAGCGGGCCATCTGACGGGAGTGCCCAGCAAATTTTCTCGTGCAAGCACTGCCCGTCCACTTTTTTTAGTTCTCCGGGGCTGACCCGGCACATCAATAAGTGCCACCCCTCAGAAAGCCGGCAAGTGCTGCTGCTGCAGATGCCACTGCGGCCTGGCTGCTGA